The Magnolia sinica isolate HGM2019 chromosome 9, MsV1, whole genome shotgun sequence genome contains a region encoding:
- the LOC131254983 gene encoding uncharacterized protein LOC131254983 isoform X1 yields MFLLFVPSIRHTQTSCRTSFHVWKKRMKGSRCRRFWMLPGTCLTSSKIHFKNIRFKSSTNRGPGSATLYGSKQYNLNAVRLTESAMLLSPLQGNFPGRNLGSLQEKKRAYITHSGHVIVASEVGVVDICQKMWLGKEDMIGP; encoded by the exons ATGTTCTTGCTGTTTGTGCCATCAATCCG GCATACACAAACAAGCTGTAGAACAAGTTTTCACGTTTGGAAGAAGAGAATGAAAGGCTCAAGATGTAGAAG gTTTTGGATGCTTCCTGGTACATGCCTGACGAGCAGCAAAATCCACTTCAAGAATATCAG GTTCAAGTCTTCAACAAATAGAGGGCCTGGTTCTGCAACACTCTACGGCTCCAAGCAGTATAATCTCAATGCTGTGCGACTTACCGAATCAGCTATGCTTCTCAGCCCATTGCAGGGAAACTTCCCAGGGAGGAATTTGGGCTCAttgcaagaaaagaaaagggccTACATCACACATAGTGGACACGTGATCGTGGCCAGTGAGGTTGGTGTTGTAGACATCTGCCAGAAGAtgtggctaggaaaggaagacatgaTCGGTCCATAA
- the LOC131254983 gene encoding uncharacterized protein LOC131254983 isoform X2, with product MVLLEYLRFWMLPGTCLTSSKIHFKNIRFKSSTNRGPGSATLYGSKQYNLNAVRLTESAMLLSPLQGNFPGRNLGSLQEKKRAYITHSGHVIVASEVGVVDICQKMWLGKEDMIGP from the exons ATGGTCCTGTTAGAGTATCTAAG gTTTTGGATGCTTCCTGGTACATGCCTGACGAGCAGCAAAATCCACTTCAAGAATATCAG GTTCAAGTCTTCAACAAATAGAGGGCCTGGTTCTGCAACACTCTACGGCTCCAAGCAGTATAATCTCAATGCTGTGCGACTTACCGAATCAGCTATGCTTCTCAGCCCATTGCAGGGAAACTTCCCAGGGAGGAATTTGGGCTCAttgcaagaaaagaaaagggccTACATCACACATAGTGGACACGTGATCGTGGCCAGTGAGGTTGGTGTTGTAGACATCTGCCAGAAGAtgtggctaggaaaggaagacatgaTCGGTCCATAA
- the LOC131254964 gene encoding uncharacterized protein LOC131254964: MNAKSMAMSYVYPLEDLHQLVASWPSATWGLDVIGPINLPSAKGQKYILAATNYFSKWTEAIALQNVKERDVIHFIRHEIIHRQGIPKKIITDNGTPFKNRGMEKLCQKFGMQHLFSMPYYPLASGLAEAFNKTIVKILKKPVTGNKRD; encoded by the coding sequence ATGAATGCCAAGTCCATGGCGATGTCATACGTGTACCCCCTTGAAGATCTTCACCAATTAGTAGCTTCTTGGCCTTCCGCAACATGGGGGCTAGATGTTATTGGTCCCATCAATCTGCCTTCGGCTAAAGGACAAAAATATATTTTAGCAGCAACaaattatttctccaaatggactgAAGCAATTGCGTTGCAAAATGTCAAAGAGAGAGATGTCATACATTTCATTCGGCATGAGATAATACATCGCCAAGGCATCCCGAAAAAGATCATCACCGACAAtggcactcctttcaagaataggggtATGGAGAAACTATGCCAGAAATTTGGCATGCAACATTTGTTCTCGATGCCCTACTATCCGCTAGCCAGCGGATTAGCTGAAGCCTTCAATAAGACAATtgtaaaaatattgaagaaaCCTGTCACAGGAAATAAACGCGACTAG